In the Klebsiella aerogenes KCTC 2190 genome, one interval contains:
- the mltA gene encoding murein transglycosylase A: MKGRWAKYVATGAMLAMLAACTSKPTDRGQQYSDGKFTQPFSLVNQPDAVGAPINAGDFSQQVGQIRSASPRLYNSQSSVYNAIQEWLRSGGDTRTLRQFGIDAWQMQGADNYGNVQFTGYYTPVVQARHTRQGEFQYPIYRMPPKNGKLPSRASIYAGALSDNYVLAYSNSLMDNFIMDVQGSGYIDFGDGSPLNFFSYAGKNGWPYRSIGKVLIDRGEVKREDMSMQAIREWGEKHSEAEVRELLEQNPSFVFFKPQSYAPVKGASAVPLIGRASVASDRSIIPPGTTLLAEVPLLDNNGKFNGQYELRLMVALDVGGAIKGQHFDIYQGIGPDAGHRAGWYNHYGRVWVLKNAPGAGSVFSG; this comes from the coding sequence ATGAAAGGACGTTGGGCAAAATATGTAGCGACGGGGGCAATGCTGGCGATGCTCGCCGCCTGTACCTCGAAACCGACCGATCGCGGTCAGCAATATAGTGATGGCAAGTTTACCCAGCCGTTTTCATTGGTAAACCAACCTGATGCGGTAGGCGCGCCGATTAACGCCGGCGACTTCTCCCAGCAGGTTGGTCAGATTCGTAGCGCCTCTCCGCGTCTCTATAATAGCCAGAGCAGCGTCTATAACGCGATTCAGGAGTGGCTGCGTTCCGGCGGCGATACCCGCACGTTACGCCAGTTTGGTATTGATGCCTGGCAGATGCAGGGGGCTGATAACTACGGCAACGTGCAGTTTACCGGCTACTACACCCCGGTCGTACAGGCCCGCCACACTCGCCAGGGCGAGTTCCAGTATCCTATTTACCGTATGCCGCCGAAAAACGGCAAACTGCCTTCCCGCGCCAGCATCTATGCCGGCGCGCTCAGCGATAACTACGTGCTGGCCTACAGCAACTCGCTGATGGATAACTTCATCATGGACGTGCAGGGCAGCGGCTATATCGATTTCGGCGACGGTTCGCCGCTTAACTTCTTCAGCTACGCCGGGAAAAACGGCTGGCCTTACCGTAGTATCGGTAAAGTGCTTATCGACCGCGGTGAAGTGAAGCGGGAAGATATGTCGATGCAGGCGATCCGTGAATGGGGCGAAAAACATAGCGAAGCGGAAGTCCGCGAGCTGCTGGAACAGAACCCATCTTTTGTCTTCTTTAAACCGCAGTCCTACGCGCCGGTGAAAGGGGCGAGCGCGGTACCGTTGATTGGCCGCGCGTCGGTCGCCTCTGACCGTTCGATTATTCCGCCGGGAACCACCTTGCTGGCCGAGGTGCCTCTGCTGGATAATAACGGTAAGTTTAACGGTCAGTACGAGCTACGCCTGATGGTGGCGCTGGATGTCGGCGGGGCGATTAAAGGCCAGCATTTCGATATCTACCAGGGCATCGGCCCGGATGCCGGTCATCGCGCCGGTTGGTATAACCACTATGGCCGCGTGTGGGTACTGAAAAACGCGCCAGGCGCCGGTAGCGTCTTTAGCGGTTAA
- the amiC gene encoding N-acetylmuramoyl-L-alanine amidase AmiC has protein sequence MSGYKSGLSRRRFLQGAGAMWLMSVSPVGLAAAAQVVAVRIWPSSTYTRVTVESNHVLKYRQFALSNPERVVVDIEGVNLNSVLKGMGGQIRDDDPYIKSARVGQFDPQTVRMVFELKQNVKPQLFALAPVAGFKERLVMDLYPSTATDVQDPLLALLEDYNKGDLERQVPPAESGPQPGKAGRDRPIVIMLDPGHGGEDSGAIGKYRTREKDVVLQIARRLRALIEREGNMKVFMTRNEDVFIPLKVRVAKAQKQRADLFVSIHADAFTSRQPSGSSVFALSTKGATSTAAKYLAQTQNASDLIGGVSKSGDRYVDHTMFDMVQSLTIADSLKFGKAVLQKMGNINKLHKNQVEQAGFAVLKAPDIPSILVETAFISNVEEERKLKTAKFQQEVAESILAGIKAYFADGATLARRG, from the coding sequence ATGTCGGGATACAAGTCGGGATTAAGCCGCCGTCGTTTTTTACAAGGGGCGGGCGCCATGTGGTTAATGAGTGTGAGTCCGGTCGGTTTGGCCGCCGCCGCGCAGGTAGTCGCGGTGCGTATCTGGCCGTCGTCGACTTACACCCGCGTCACGGTGGAATCCAATCATGTACTGAAATATCGGCAGTTTGCGTTAAGCAATCCTGAGCGAGTGGTGGTTGATATTGAAGGCGTTAACCTGAACTCGGTTCTGAAAGGGATGGGCGGGCAGATTCGCGACGACGACCCGTATATTAAATCCGCGCGCGTGGGCCAGTTCGACCCGCAAACCGTGCGGATGGTGTTTGAACTGAAACAAAACGTCAAACCGCAGTTGTTTGCGCTGGCGCCGGTCGCCGGTTTTAAAGAGCGTCTGGTGATGGATCTTTATCCCTCTACGGCCACCGATGTGCAGGATCCGCTACTGGCGCTGCTGGAAGATTACAACAAAGGCGATCTGGAACGTCAGGTACCGCCGGCAGAAAGCGGGCCGCAGCCGGGGAAAGCCGGGCGCGATCGTCCTATCGTTATCATGCTCGATCCCGGCCACGGTGGTGAAGACTCCGGCGCGATTGGTAAATACCGTACTCGTGAGAAAGACGTGGTGCTGCAGATTGCCCGTCGATTGCGCGCGCTCATTGAGCGTGAAGGCAATATGAAGGTCTTTATGACCCGTAACGAAGACGTGTTTATTCCCTTGAAGGTGCGCGTCGCCAAGGCGCAGAAGCAGCGTGCCGACCTGTTCGTTTCGATTCACGCCGACGCCTTTACCAGCCGTCAGCCGAGCGGCTCTTCGGTGTTCGCGCTCTCGACCAAGGGCGCTACCAGTACCGCCGCAAAATACCTCGCGCAAACGCAGAACGCCTCGGACTTAATCGGCGGGGTCAGCAAGAGCGGCGATCGTTACGTTGACCACACCATGTTCGATATGGTGCAGTCCCTGACCATCGCCGACAGCCTGAAATTTGGTAAAGCGGTGCTGCAAAAAATGGGCAATATTAATAAGCTGCATAAAAATCAGGTGGAGCAGGCGGGCTTTGCGGTACTGAAAGCGCCGGATATTCCTTCGATTCTGGTCGAAACGGCCTTTATCAGTAACGTTGAAGAAGAGCGTAAACTGAAGACCGCGAAATTCCAGCAGGAAGTGGCGGAGTCGATTCTGGCGGGGATCAAAGCCTACTTTGCCGATGGGGCGACGTTGGCCAGACGCGGATAA
- the argA gene encoding amino-acid N-acetyltransferase — MVKERRTELVEGFRHSVPYINAHRGKTFVIMLGGEAIEHDNFSSIVNDIGLLHSLGIRLVVVYGARPQIDANLAEHHHEPVYHKQTRVTDAKTLELVKQAAGMLQLEITARLSMSLGNTPLQGAHINVVSGNFIIAQPLGVDDGVDYCHSGRIRRIDEEAIHRQLDSGAIVLMGPVAVSVTGESFNLTSEEIATQLAVKLKAEKMIGFCSSQGVYDQHGEIVSELFPNEAQARVEELEAEEDYNSGTVRFLRGAVKACRSGVRRCHLISYQEDGALLQELFSRDGIGTQIVMESAEQIRRATINDIGGILDLISPLEQQGILVRRSREQLEMEIDKFTIIQRDNTTIACAALYPFPEEKIGEMACVAVHPDYRSSSRGEVLLSRIAAQAKQMGLSKLFVLTTRSIHWFQERGFTPVDIDLLPESKKQMYNYQRRSKVLMADLG; from the coding sequence ATGGTGAAGGAGCGTCGCACTGAACTGGTCGAGGGATTCCGCCATTCTGTTCCCTATATAAACGCGCACCGGGGAAAAACGTTTGTCATCATGCTGGGCGGAGAAGCCATCGAGCACGATAACTTTTCCAGCATAGTCAATGACATTGGCTTATTGCACAGCCTCGGTATTCGCCTGGTGGTGGTCTATGGCGCGCGTCCGCAAATTGACGCTAATCTCGCGGAACACCACCACGAGCCGGTTTACCACAAGCAGACCCGCGTCACCGACGCCAAAACCCTTGAGCTGGTTAAGCAGGCCGCCGGTATGCTGCAGTTAGAAATTACCGCCCGCCTGTCGATGAGCCTCGGCAATACGCCCCTGCAGGGGGCGCATATCAACGTGGTGAGCGGCAATTTTATTATTGCTCAACCTCTTGGCGTCGATGATGGCGTCGATTACTGCCACAGCGGCCGTATTCGCCGCATCGATGAAGAAGCCATTCATCGCCAACTGGACAGCGGCGCAATCGTGCTCATGGGCCCGGTCGCGGTATCCGTCACCGGCGAGAGCTTCAACCTCACTTCTGAAGAGATAGCCACCCAACTGGCGGTAAAGCTGAAAGCTGAAAAGATGATCGGCTTCTGCTCGTCGCAGGGGGTCTACGACCAGCACGGCGAGATCGTTTCCGAGCTGTTCCCTAACGAGGCGCAGGCGCGGGTAGAGGAGCTGGAAGCGGAAGAAGATTATAATTCCGGTACCGTACGCTTCCTGCGCGGGGCGGTGAAAGCCTGCCGCAGCGGCGTGCGTCGCTGCCATTTAATTAGCTATCAGGAAGATGGCGCGCTGCTGCAGGAGCTATTCTCACGTGACGGTATCGGTACGCAGATCGTCATGGAAAGCGCCGAGCAGATCCGCCGGGCAACCATTAACGATATCGGCGGCATCCTCGATCTTATCAGCCCGCTGGAGCAGCAAGGCATTCTGGTGCGCCGCTCGCGCGAACAGCTGGAAATGGAGATTGATAAATTCACCATCATCCAGCGCGATAACACCACCATCGCCTGCGCCGCGCTCTATCCATTCCCGGAAGAGAAAATCGGCGAAATGGCCTGCGTAGCGGTGCATCCGGATTACCGTAGTTCGTCACGCGGCGAGGTACTGCTGAGCCGTATCGCCGCCCAGGCGAAGCAGATGGGGCTCAGCAAGCTATTCGTGTTGACCACTCGCAGTATCCACTGGTTCCAGGAACGCGGCTTCACCCCGGTGGATATTGATTTGCTGCCGGAGAGTAAAAAACAGATGTACAACTATCAGCGCCGTTCGAAGGTATTGATGGCAGACCTGGGCTGA
- the recD gene encoding exodeoxyribonuclease V subunit alpha, with amino-acid sequence MTMDELLLAAAEQRLLRPLDVQFALMVAQDAPPAVKLAAALLSRDAGEGHVCLPLSRLNAEEALSGKAGEIRDQLLAMAGEPQDWPQLLLSSSAVSRGDEPTPMILCGERLYLNRMWRNELTVARFFNETNRVLEVDEGRLTATLNELFPATDDIDWQKVAAAVALTRRISVISGGPGTGKTTTVAKLLAALIQINDTSRCRIRLAAPTGKAAARLTESLGAALRKLPLSDEQKALVPADASTLHRLLGAQPGSQRMRYHAGNPLHLDVLVVDEASMIDLPMMSRLIDALPEHGRVIFLGDRDQLASVEAGAVLGDICAWATSGYTAARAQELSRLTGATVPAGEGQMAGALRDSLCLLQKSYRFGSHSGIGSLARAVNAGARAEVKATLRQPFEDIVLQPLSTTEEYEAMLMAAQEGYGRYLQLRREQAAPEQMIAAFGEFQLLCALREGPYGVSGVNEQLEQMLHRKRAITLPRHSRWYDGRPVMISRNDSALGLFNGDIGIALERDGELRVWFPMPDGSIKSVQPSRLPEHDTAWAMTVHKSQGSEFDHAALILPSRSVPLVTRELVYTAITRAKRRLSLYADEQVLAQAIVTRTERRSGLAEIFAHGGKPG; translated from the coding sequence ATGACCATGGATGAACTGCTGCTGGCCGCCGCCGAGCAGCGTTTGCTGCGACCGCTGGACGTACAGTTTGCGCTGATGGTGGCGCAGGATGCCCCTCCGGCAGTGAAGCTGGCCGCCGCGCTGTTGAGCCGGGATGCCGGAGAAGGTCATGTCTGCCTGCCGCTGTCGCGCCTCAACGCTGAAGAAGCGCTAAGCGGCAAGGCCGGCGAGATCCGCGACCAGTTGCTGGCGATGGCCGGAGAGCCGCAGGACTGGCCTCAATTGTTGCTTTCTTCGTCAGCGGTGAGCCGCGGCGACGAACCGACGCCGATGATTTTATGTGGCGAAAGGCTGTACCTGAACCGCATGTGGCGTAATGAACTCACCGTCGCCCGCTTTTTTAATGAGACGAACCGGGTACTGGAGGTTGATGAAGGGCGGTTAACGGCAACCCTGAATGAACTCTTTCCTGCGACCGACGATATCGACTGGCAAAAAGTCGCTGCGGCGGTGGCGCTGACCCGGCGCATTTCGGTGATCTCCGGCGGTCCCGGCACCGGCAAGACCACTACCGTCGCGAAGCTGCTGGCGGCGCTGATTCAGATCAACGACACGTCGCGCTGTCGAATTCGGCTGGCGGCGCCGACCGGCAAAGCCGCAGCGCGCCTGACGGAATCCCTTGGGGCGGCGTTAAGAAAACTTCCGCTTAGCGATGAGCAAAAAGCGCTGGTTCCCGCCGATGCCAGTACCTTGCATCGCCTGCTGGGGGCGCAGCCCGGCAGCCAACGCATGCGCTACCACGCCGGGAACCCGCTGCATCTGGATGTGCTGGTGGTCGATGAAGCCTCAATGATCGACTTACCGATGATGTCGCGTCTGATTGATGCTTTGCCGGAACATGGGCGGGTGATTTTTCTCGGTGACCGTGACCAGCTTGCCTCCGTGGAAGCCGGGGCGGTGCTTGGCGACATCTGCGCCTGGGCGACATCCGGTTATACCGCGGCGCGAGCGCAAGAACTGTCGCGTTTGACCGGCGCAACGGTGCCGGCGGGGGAGGGGCAGATGGCCGGGGCGTTGCGCGATAGCCTGTGCCTGTTGCAAAAAAGCTACCGCTTTGGCAGCCATTCCGGTATTGGCAGCCTGGCGCGGGCGGTCAATGCCGGTGCGCGCGCAGAAGTGAAAGCAACATTACGCCAGCCGTTTGAGGATATCGTTCTGCAGCCGCTCAGCACCACCGAGGAGTATGAAGCGATGCTGATGGCGGCACAGGAGGGCTACGGTCGTTATCTGCAACTGCGCCGCGAGCAGGCCGCGCCGGAGCAGATGATTGCCGCCTTCGGCGAATTTCAGCTGCTGTGCGCGCTGCGTGAAGGGCCTTACGGGGTAAGCGGCGTGAATGAACAGCTGGAGCAGATGCTCCACCGTAAGCGGGCGATTACGCTACCGCGCCATTCACGCTGGTACGATGGCCGCCCGGTGATGATTTCCCGTAACGATAGCGCGCTGGGGCTGTTTAACGGTGATATTGGTATTGCGCTGGAAAGGGACGGCGAACTTCGCGTGTGGTTCCCAATGCCGGATGGCAGCATTAAATCGGTGCAGCCAAGCCGCCTGCCGGAACATGATACCGCCTGGGCAATGACGGTGCATAAGTCGCAAGGGTCGGAGTTCGATCATGCGGCGCTGATCTTGCCTTCTCGTAGCGTACCGCTGGTGACCCGCGAGCTGGTTTATACCGCGATTACCCGCGCCAAACGGCGCCTGTCGCTTTACGCCGACGAGCAGGTACTGGCGCAAGCCATCGTGACGCGCACCGAACGGCGCAGCGGCCTGGCGGAGATTTTCGCGCATGGCGGAAAGCCCGGATAA